One genomic segment of Anticarsia gemmatalis isolate Benzon Research Colony breed Stoneville strain chromosome Z, ilAntGemm2 primary, whole genome shotgun sequence includes these proteins:
- the LOC142986464 gene encoding dynein regulatory complex protein 11-like yields the protein MSNKDYYIRWLRLKEQFQQTLMEDERIQELAVNMIGIKPQATAVEIVARAYAKYCDIYNKLCDCYDQMTQVQRRPYIKKIIDALTCRIVELKRTLEEVEVFEYTYTDNALQQMLIKPHDIDIICPFFYPFEIRQAEMQHIMDEIFSGNRIGDPTPTPSEIERREELKREEEERLREEREAEVKRRLALGLDLESETSIQLTPAELEELRLQQEYDTNINNIQRMERARIITRESAHKKLKDENLYLELSGCKKPPAKLDLRTKAAKLIQRILNKFMEVKRKRIRDNKLKEKLDMIMTSFRQPSAKEQLEKVKEVRRNYRRAYYEKFLEQNTKEKARVLRLREGNIMEDISDELRQWFEEWFNNVHVFDEFPYPDEGGSILIVKGETFTIDEYVEWKDAEEKRIKAEAGAPKTKEQIKAEKMAEREEKKRLAFEAKEKEKKRIIDYKKSRMSPDNDPGIYFLISENLAALQLAWASYEGQWKNIDEPDAGLNAIKGHMLELMTEIAYMECNVELRPIVDEAMRLELDILKQALKRDYESVGLKVPMTQKRKKPKKIKPPKPEKVSPQVMFQSLADEGIVRQYPRLTLDEYWGERNYAAADCRAVLWTPTFPEPCLGDVKEQVKIRCILTLGATCPGINRTQLLVGPKGAGKRSLIYAIATETNALLIDLSPMHIYNKFPGPKNTKTMFTYINKISRMMQPTIILVDGVDKMFYKAVPKEEKMFDPQRLSKDFFKEIIKPIGVNDKILVLGTATEPWLAKTAKMVKVFPSTIMIPRSDYASISFILTDILMKYHGVDREFNVHSCAQVLRGYDINTIRKVVEKLLAGKRRAELAFKPLDPYEIVEGVLSDPNGVCTDAFDADMFKQWYLSYSTWGVKYQEYMLMLESQLIYKQKADKKKKG from the coding sequence ATGTCGAACAAAGACTACTATATCCGATGGCTTCGCCTCAAGGAACAATTTCAGCAGACCTTGATGGAAGATGAGCGTATTCAGGAGCTGGCTGTTAACATGATAGGCATCAAGCCTCAAGCAACAGCAGTGGAAATAGTCGCAAGAGCCTACGCTAAGTACTGTGACATTTACAACAAACTGTGTGATTGCTACGATCAAATGACACAGGTGCAAAGGCGACCGTACATCAAGAAAATTATCGATGCACTCACCTGCCGCATTGTGGAActtaaaagaactttagaagaAGTGGAAGTCTTCGAATACACTTACACCGATAATGCTTTGCagcaaatgttaataaaaccaCACGATATTGATATAATATGCCCATTCTTCTATCCATTCGAAATTAGGCAAGCTGAAATGCAACATATTATGGACGAAATATTTTCCGGCAACCGTATTGGAGACCCAACTCCGACGCCCTCAGAAATAGAGCGAAGGGAAGAACTTAAAAGGGAGGAAGAAGAACGGTTGCGAGAAGAACGTGAAGCAGAAGTAAAAAGAAGATTAGCTCTCGGTCTCGATCTTGAATCTGAAACATCGATACAGCTGACCCCTGCTGAACTAGAAGAATTGAGGCTTCAACAAGAATACGATACGAATATTAACAATATACAAAGAATGGAACGGGCACGTATTATTACCAGAGAAAGCGCtcataaaaaactaaaagaCGAAAACTTATATTTAGAGTTATCGGGATGTAAGAAACCACCGGCCAAACTAGACCTTAGAACTAAAGCTGCCAAACTGATTCAgcgtattttaaataaattcatggAAGTGAAAAGGAAACGTATAcgagataataaattaaaagaaaaacttgaTATGATCATGACATCATTTCGACAACCTTCAGCAAAAGAACAGCTAGAAAAGGTCAAAGAAGTCAGACGGAATTATAGACGTGCTTATTACGAGAAATTCCTAGAGCAAAACACTAAAGAAAAAGCTCGAGTGCTAAGATTAAGAGAAGGAAACATTATGGAAGATATATCCGATGAACTAAGACAATGGTTCGAAGAGTGGTTTAATAATGTTCATGTTTTTGATGAGTTTCCTTATCCCGATGAAGGAGGCTCAATACTAATTGTTAAAGGGGAAACTTTTACTATCGATGAATATGTTGAATGGAAAGATGCTGAAGAAAAACGGATCAAAGCTGAAGCGGGTGCTCCAAAAACTAAAGAACAAATTAAAGCTGAGAAAATGGCTGAACGTGAAGAGAAGAAGCGATTAGCTTTTGAAgccaaagaaaaagaaaagaaacgAATTATCGACTATAAAAAGTCACGTATGAGTCCGGACAACGATCCCGGTATATACTTTCTTATTAGTGAAAATCTTGCCGCTTTACAATTAGCTTGGGCGAGTTATGAAGGTCAGTGGAAGAATATTGACGAACCGGACGCCGGCTTGAATGCCATCAAAGGTCACATGTTGGAGCTCATGACAGAAATCGCTTATATGGAGTGTAACGTTGAGTTAAGACCTATAGTTGATGAAGCAATGAGGTTAGAATTAGACATATTAAAACAAGCTTTGAAACGGGATTATGAAAGCGTCGGCCTAAAGGTACCCATGACTCAGAAGAGAAAAAAGCCTAAAAAGATTAAACCTCCTAAACCAGAGAAAGTTAGTCCACAAGTTATGTTTCAAAGTTTGGCTGATGAAGGTATTGTTCGCCAGTATCCTCGGTTAACACTCGACGAATACTGGGGCGAGAGGAATTATGCCGCTGCTGATTGCAGGGCTGTGTTGTGGACTCCAACGTTTCCGGAGCCTTGCCTTGGTGATGTCAAAGAACAGGTTAAAATTAGATGTATTTTAACTCTAGGAGCCACGTGTCCAGGTATAAATAGAACCCAATTATTAGTCGGCCCTAAGGGAGCGGGCAAAAGGTCTCTAATTTACGCCATTGCTACAGAAACGAACGCTTTACTTATCGATCTGTCACCAAtgcatatttataataagtttccTGGTCCGAAgaacacaaaaacaatgttCACTTATATAAATAAGATTAGTAGAATGATGCAACCGACGATTATTTTGGTGGATGGAGTGGATAAGATGTTTTACAAAGCGGTTCCTAAGGAAGAAAAGATGTTTGACCCTCAGCGGCTATCGAAAGACTTCTTCAAGGAGATAATAAAGCCGATTGGAGTGAATGATAAGATATTAGTACTAGGGACAGCTACTGAACCGTGGCTTGCGAAGACTGCAAAGATGGTAAAAGTATTTCCCTCAACAATAATGATCCCGCGTTCTGATTACGCGAGTATATCATTTATACTGACAGATATTCTGATGAAGTATCACGGCGTAGATCGGGAATTCAATGTGCATTCATGTGCACAGGTATTACGAGGCTACGATATTAACACAATAAGGAAAGTTGTTGAAAAACTGCTGGCAGGGAAACGTCGAGCGGAGTTAGCTTTTAAGCCTTTAGATCCATATGAGATAGTCGAGGGTGTGCTCAGTGATCCTAATGGGGTGTGTACGGATGCGTTCGATGCGGATATGTTCAAGCAATGGTATTTGTCGTATTCTACCTGGGGAGTCAAGTACCAGGAGTATATGTTGATGCTGGAGTCACAGTTAATTTACAAGCAAAAGGCGGATAAGAAAAAGAAGGGATAG